A region from the Vicia villosa cultivar HV-30 ecotype Madison, WI linkage group LG3, Vvil1.0, whole genome shotgun sequence genome encodes:
- the LOC131658583 gene encoding uncharacterized protein LOC131658583 has translation MAFRGHDESSISLNKGNFREMVDWVKSKNEQVRDAFDRGGKNCTMTSADIQKELAMSCAHEVTKVIMEELGDRKFSLLTDESRDIFVKDKMAVMLRFLNDKGNVVERFISLHHVKVTTSESLKDVFYGILDKYTLSISRIRGQGYDGASNMRGEFNGLQRKILDENPYAFYVHCYAYRLQLYISLIVTITSASCKRKDALTEAQHQEILNKLESGEISRGRGLHQSSSLTRPGDTRWGSRHTTLLRLDQMRSSVINMLSMVDEDGRGPSQAAVDVVKARLATMRDSGWDNLFSNVQEFCVAKRIPVPNMDDEIPVRGRSRVEGRTITNLHHYRAEIFYVSIDKICMEMDHRFSEGSKIILDCFSCLDPKNSFSKFDVDKLARLADIYDADFSDDDRGTLRDQLETYVLQVKRNVSFSTCEDVQSLAMKMV, from the exons ATGGCTTTCCGTGGCCATGATGAATCCTCTATTTCTCTAAATAAGGGCAATTTTAGAGAGATGGTAGATTGGGTAAAATCTAAAAATGAACAAGTGAGAGATGCTTTCGACCGTGGTGGAAAAAATTGCACAATGACTTCCGCTGACATTCAAAAGGAGCTTGCTATGAGTTGTGCACATGAAGTTAccaaggtgattatggaagagcttgGTGATAGAAAGTTCTCACTTCTTACTGATGAGTCACGTGATATATTCGTTAAAGATAAAATGGCGGTGATGTTGAG gtttttgaacGACAAAGGGAATGTTGTGGAACGATTTATTTCTCTACATCATGTCAAAGTTACAACATCTGAGTCATTAAAGGATGTtttttatggtattcttgataagTACACATTATCTATTTCAAGGATACGCGGGCAAGGATATGATGGAGCTTCGAATATGAGAGGTGAATTTAATGGTTTGCAAAGAAAGATTCTAGATGAAAACCCTTATGCTTTCTATGTCCATTGCTATGCTTACCGTTTACAATtg TACATCTCCTTGATTGTGACCATAACAAGTGCATCTTGTAAGAGGAAGGATGCTTTGACAGAGGCACAACATCAAGAAATTTTGAATAAACTTGAGAGTGGTGAGATATCTAGAGGAAGGGGCTTGCACCAATCATCTAGTCTCACTAGACCTGGGGATACTAGATGGGGTTCACGTCATACTACATTACTTCGTTTGGATCAAATGCGGTCCTCCGTGATAAATATGCTTAGTATGGTTGATGAAGATGGACGTGGACCATCGCAAGCAGCAG TTGATGTTGTCAAAGCTCGGTTGGCCACAATGAGAGATAGTGGTTGGGATAATTTATTTTCCAATGTCCAAGAATTTTGTGTTGCTAAACGTATTCCCGTGCCAAATATGGATGACGAAATACCGGTTCGAGGTCGTTCAAGGGTAGAAGGGAGGACTATCACTAATCTTCATCATTACCGTGCAGAGATATTTTATGTCTCTATTGACAAAATATGTATGGAGATGGATCATCGCTTTAGTGAAGGAAGTAAAATTATCCTTGATTGCTTCTCATGTCTTGATCCTAAAAACTCTTTCtccaagtttgatgttgataagcTTGCTCGTCTTGCTGATATTTATGATGCAGACTTTTCTGATGATGATCGTGGAACATTAAGGGATCAACTAGAAACTTATGTTCTTCAAGTAAAAAGAAATGTTTCGTTTTCCActtgtgaagatgttcaaagtttggcCATGAAGATGGTTTAA